The following coding sequences lie in one Xyrauchen texanus isolate HMW12.3.18 chromosome 25, RBS_HiC_50CHRs, whole genome shotgun sequence genomic window:
- the LOC127619212 gene encoding cytochrome P450 2B4-like, with translation MWTTMKNLDLNSVGLSLSLGLIVLVLYEIIRIISSRAKTPPGPTPLPFMGSLPYFVTKPMELIRSMSQYGEMTTVYFGRKPTIVLNTIQITKEALVQNASSFSGRPSVPLIDWITKGYGIIFTSFGHSWRQQRRFALHTLRNFGLGKKSVEERVSEEGCYLVAEMLKAEGKPFDPQHAIHNAVSNIICSIIFGDRFDYNNKRFAYLLKILKNHIIQTGSLIAQIFNLFPFIKHFPGPHQKIYQNAEKLKDFVREALKEHRETLDANSPRDFIDAYLLEIEKQKSNEDSTFHEENMLISTADLFLAGTDTTGTSISWGLIFLMGNQDVQERCHQEIVGVLGYDRLPSMDDRDKLPYTYATVYEIQRHSNIVPLGVVHETTQAVKLRGYNIPKETQIMTNLTAILSDKEHWKFPHTFNPENFLDDNGHFYKTESFLPFSLGPRVCLGETLAKTELFIFITSLLQRIHFSWPPGEKRPDMDGIFSVVRSPQPFNILCHSRDSKE, from the exons ATGTGGACTACTATGAAGAATTTAGACCTGAACTCTGtgggtctgtctctctctttaggCTTGATCGTTCTGGTTCTGTATGAGATTATTAGGATTATTTCCTCTAGAGCCAAAACTCCACCTGGTCCAACACCTCTACCTTTTATGGGAAGTTTACCATATTTTGTGACGAAGCCAATGGAATTAATCAGATCG ATGTCACAGTATGGAGAGATGACTACTGTGTATTTTGGGAGGAAGCCAACGATAGTCCTGAATACAATCCAGATTACCAAGGAAGCCCTGGTCCAGAATGCTTCATCTTTTTCTGGAAGGCCATCTGTGCCACTTATAGACTGGATAACGAAAGGATATG GTATAATATTTACCTCATTTGGTCACTCTTGGAGGCAACAGAGGCGGTTTGCTCTCCACACGCTCAGGAACTTTGGCCTGGGGAAGAAGTCGGTGGAAGAACGCGTGTCAGAGGAAGGATGTTATCTGGTTGCTGAAATGCTCAAAGCAGAAG GAAAGCCATTTGACCCACAACATGCCATTCACAATGCAGTTTCTAACATCATCTGTTCCATCATCTTTGGAGATCGCTTTGACTACAATAACAAGCGCTTTGCATACCTTCTGAAAATCCTGAAAAATCACATCATACAGACAGGGTCACTTATTGCACAG atTTTTAACTTATTTCCCTTCATCAAGCACTTCCCTGGACCACACCAGAAAATCTACCAGAACGCTGAAAAGTTAAAGGATTTTGTCAGGGAAGCACTTAAAGAACACAGAGAAACTCTGGATGCAAACAGTCCTAGAGACTTCATAGATGCCTACCTGCTGGAGATTGAAAAA CAAAAGTCCAATGAGGACTCTACATTTCACGAGGAGAACATGCTGATATCTACAGCTGACCTGTTCTTGGCTGGAACTGACACTACGGGGACCAGCATCAGCTGGGGACTCATCTTCTTGATGGGAAACCAAGATGTACAAG AGCGATGTCATCAAGAGATTGTAGGGGTACTGGGTTACGACCGCTTGCCCAGCATGGATGACCGTGACAAACTACCGTACACATATGCCACTGTTTACGAGATTCAGCGCCATAGTAACATTGTACCTCTTGGGGTGGTTCATGAAACTACTCAGGCTGTAAAACTACGAGGATACAACATTCCTAAG GAAACTCAGATAATGACTAACCTGACAGCAATTTTAAGCGATAAGGAGCACTGGAAGTTTCCACACACATTTAACCCAGAGAATTTCTTAGATGATAACGGACATTTCTACAAAACCGAGTCTTTCCTACCTTTCTCCTTAG GTCCAAGGGTCTGTCTCGGTGAGACCCTGGCGAAGACGGAGCTCTTCATCTTCATCACTTCTCTTCTACAGCGGATTCATTTCTCATGGCCACCCGGTGAAAAGCGCCCAGACATGGATGGGATTTTTAGTGTCGTTCGCTCTCCTCAGCCATTCAACATCCTCTGCCATAGCAGAGATTCCAAAGAGTGA